One window of the Benincasa hispida cultivar B227 chromosome 3, ASM972705v1, whole genome shotgun sequence genome contains the following:
- the LOC120073653 gene encoding spore wall protein 2-like, with product MKLQVLAILSIFLLSLEVDGRKSLLQKEDREEDAKLAKQSTILDADFHGKMVASNHQMKKFPTDLEDAGNQEDESSEGDEGLEEGIPEGDEGEYGRGTPEGESGEVPEDTSNNGGDSEETEPGDDQGESKGDDGDGDGDRDDEGESREGDLGDYGGDFGGMVHEDNQRESRGDHGDRDIVGDDVDKRG from the coding sequence ATGAAGTTGCAGGTTCTTGCCATTctttccatctttcttctttctcttgaaGTTGATGGGAGAAAGTCTTTACTCCAAAAAGAAGATAGGGAAGAAGATGCTAAGCTTGCCAAGCAAAGTACTATATTAGATGCAGATTTTCATGGTAAAATGGTGGCTTCTAATCATCAAATGAAAAAATTTCCGACTGATTTAGAAGATGCTGGGAATCAAGAGGATGAAAGTTCCGAAGGTGATGAAGGATTAGAGGAAGGCATTCCGGAAGGTGATGAAGGAGAATATGGAAGAGGAACTCCTGAAGGAGAATCTGGAGAAGTTCCTGAAGATACTAGTAACAATGGAGGAGATTCTGAAGAAACTGAACCTGGAGACGACCAAGGAGAATCTAAAGGTGACGATGGAGATGGAGACGGAGATAGAGACGACGAAGGCGAATCTAGAGAAGGGGATCTTGGTGACTATGGAGGAGATTTTGGAGGAATGGTACATGAAGACAACCAAAGAGAATCTAGAGGCGACCATGGAGATAGAGATATTGTAGGTGATGATGTAGATAAAAGGGGGTGA